Sequence from the Nitrospinota bacterium genome:
TATTTACGCGCCCACGTAACTTTATCCAGGGTACGTTCAAGATTCGCCGCACGGACTCAGGCGAGCTTCCATTGGAAGATGATCTTATCCGTACCGTCAAAAACGGTCTTCCGGGTTCGGCAATGCCGGCCTGGGGTGAGTTTTTGTCGGACGATGAAATCGTAGCGGTTGTCAACTTTGTTAAAACTCTGGTTCAGGACCGGAGTTTTGATGATGCGGATGATACTGTGAACGTTCAGGATTTTGGCACCAATCCCTGGGGCACCAAAGCCCCTTATCATTTAGGGATACCGCAGGAAGCCATTGATCAAGGCAAAGAAATTTTTACCAAGAATAAATGCTTTGAGTGTCATGGTGGTGAAGGTCGCGGCGATGGTAACCCAACTATGAAAGATGATTGGGGTTTCCCGATTGTTGCCGCAAATTGGCAGCAATGCTGGAACTTCCGTGGTAGCCGACGGAACCATTACGATCCTTTCAATGTGGTGCGAACTGTTTCCACAGGGTTGAATGGCACGCCGATGCCGAACTTCAAAGATCGTATTACGGTTGAAGACCGGTGGAAGCTGGCGGCTTTTGTTAACTCTCTTTGTCCAAGAAAGAAAATAGACAACTTGACGAGCAAGCCGATTCCGGATTTTCTCATCAGTTCCAAATACACTGAAGGGAAAGTTGTTCCCAAGATTGACGATCCTTCCTGGTATATTCCAGATGATGATCCGAGCATCAAACCCTGGGCAAAAGAGTTTAAGGACAACCCAAAAAAGCATTACATCGCGATGGCGGGCCAGATTACCCGGGGAAAAAGAAACTTTGATCCCAAAACGGATAATCTTTGGGTGTCTTCCCGATGGAGTGCTGAGGATAATGCGGTTTATTACCTGTTAGAGTATCACCTGCGCTTCATGTCTACCGACCCTGAATATCCGGATGCGGTTGCCATGCAGTGGCCAGCCAAACTTCAAGATCTCTTTGGAGCTGAAAAGCCTTACTTTATCAATGGCGATTCCAAAAAACCCGTTGATATCTGGAAGGCGAATTTGATGGTACAGGATTACACTCCGACCAACGCTCCTAATGCAAAGGGGTATCAAGTTAAAGGCAGTGTCCAGGAAATAGTTGGACATGGCATTGAAGCTTTGGAAGTGAAAAAAGGCGGTCAGGTGGAGATTGTGGATTCTCTTTTTCAACAAGGTAAAGTCAGGGTGATGCTGAGACGATCCTTGAAGACTGAAGGAGAGTTTGACGTACAGATCCCAACTGAGACCTTCATTCCCGTTTCTTTTTTGCAGTGGGCGGGTGTTGATAAGGAGAAGGATGAGCACATGGCTATTTCAACCTGGTATTACACCATTTTGGAGCCGCCTCTGCCCGATTCGTTGTACTACATGCCTCCGATCATGGCCGTTGTTTTCATCGGTCTGCAGGGCTGGTTGGTGTGGATGACCAAACGGACTCGAAGGATGTACGACGAGGGTAAAGTTAGACGAGATATTATTCCTGAATAATATGTCGTGATAGAAGTGAATATGAAAAGCCCGCCGAAAGGCGGGCTTTTTTTTTGTTTTTATTTTAAGGAGAAAATAGGTTGGGAACAACCTGAGGAAGTGGCCCCTTGTGGATAAGGAGGGAATTAGGTGATATTATTCCTCTACAGTTTGTTCCAGATCCATATTTCCTTCAATGATTTCCTTTAGAGCCAGGGAGAAGAAATATTTTGGAGAAGAATACTCAGACGCATCCACCTCAATGGTGGGTTGGGCGCCTTTTTCGAGCTGGTGAACCCTTTGAGAGACAAGAATGCATAACAGGTACCGGCTCTTTACAACCTCGAGCGCCCTGCGGGTTAATTCGTTATTCTCCTGAAAATCCAGTGTTAACACAAAATTTCTCCCGGTTTAAAGATTGAGTTGCAAATCTACCTGCATTTTATGGTTTTGTGAGAGCGGTGTCAAACCCTAAGCCTTTAATCGCCTTATCTTTATCGGTCAAACAAGTAGATCTCGGATAGTATATACAACTTTTTTAACCTGCTCTGACGATATTTCTCTATGGAGCACGGCGCGAAAAATACCCGGTTCGATCATCAGTATTTTAACTCCCCTGAAATCAAGGGTGTTTATAAAGCTATCAGGGGTCATCACGGGGTGGTTCAATTTAAAAAATATAATGTTTGTTTTAATTTGGTGCAGGTTTAATTCAATTCCCACGATATTTTCCAGGCCTTGGGCGAGTTCCTGGGTGAGTTGATGGTCTTTTTTTAGCTCGTTGATCTGGTTTTCCAGAGCAACGAGGCCTGCTGCTGCCAGGTGACCGGCCTGTCGCATCCCTCCGCCGACCATTTTACGAAGTTTTCTGGCCTTGCGGGCAAACTCCTCGGTACCGCATACAAGCGACCCTACGGGTGCTGACAGTCCCTTTGAAAGACAGAACATGACCGAATCCACATGGCGAGCCAGGACAGACACTTCAGTATTTAACGCGATTGCCGCGTTGAAGACCCGGGCCCCATCCAGATGAATTTTCAACGAATGTCTGCTTGCTAAATCAGCCACCTCTTCCATATAGGCAGGCGTTAACGGCGAACCTTGACAATAGTTGTGGGTGTTTTCCAGACAGATCAGACGGGTGGGAGGGTAGTGGAGATCGGAATGTCTCACCGCTTTTTCAATTTTATCCAACGGCAAGGTTCCGTCTTCAGAATTTGAGACGATATACGGGTGGACCCCTCCCAGAGCAGAAACTCCCCCGACTTCATTCAGGAAGATGTGACTGCGGTCTCCAAGAATGATTTCATCGCCTCTTGCGCAGTGCGCCAGAATGGATATTAAGTTCCCCATCGTTCCACTGGGTACGAACAGCGCCGCTTCTTTCCCTGTTATCTCCGCCGCTTTCTCTTCAAGTTTATTGACGGTTGGATCTTCTCTGAAAACGTCATCTCCCACATCTGCCTTGGCCATAGCTTCGCGCATGGCCTTTGTTGGCTGAGTCAGGGTATCGCTTCTGAGGTCAATCGGTTTCATTTTGTTCCTGATGCGGTGCGGTTGACGGGCGCTTTTTCTTTTCCAGATGATTCCTTTTAATTCGGTAATAAACGATGGAAATCAAGAATACGGGAAATATCATCCCAAACAAAAGAATCTTTTGGACTTGTCCCGGTTGGAAATCAAACAAAAGCAGTGCTCTATATTCAAATTGTGTTGCAAAAACCAGAATAAACGAGAAGATCAAAATATACCCTAGTCTTTTGGAACCCTTGGGACCGGGAAAAACCAGTGAATAGGCGATGAAGTTCAAACCCAGAAAAAGAATTCCGTTTAGGAACATCAGATATATGATTGTATTTTGATCTTGAGTGAGCATGAGGGCACAGAAAAAGGGAGATTAATCTTCAACTATTTTACAGGGTTTGCTCGGCAGGTGAAACCTAAATGCTCAATGGAAGTTGGGTTGGATAAAAAGCACAGGGTGGGGGAATAAAAAAGGCCAGACGGAAAAACCGCCTGGCCTGATTTTTATCGATTAAAGCGATTGCGTTTTAGAAATAAAATAATGCGTTGAGAGCAACCGTGTCCTGAGTTTTTCGCGTATCTCCGGCACCGCTACCCCAAAAGGCCTTTTGGTTGGACTGGTCATGCCGGTATTCCGCCCGCACGACCAAATTTTGATTGATTCGGACTTCCGGAGTCAGGGTGACTGCCCAGAGCTCCTGACCTTGTCCCGTAGGCAGGGTTGCCGCCGTAGTGGCTCGTGTTCCGTCCAGGTCATTAAAGACTTGGCCTCTTAAATTGATCGAAAACCATTTATTGTAGTCGTGGCGGACGATAGTGGATATCCCCCACCATTCCGCGTCTCCTCTCGTACCAGCCGCGCCGTTGGCCTGTATCCCATAAGCCAAATTTATTTGCGCCAGGGTGTTGTTGGTCAACTTGACATCCAGGACGGCATCGAAAAGATTGGTTACATCGTTGGAAAACGAGGCCTGATTTCCAATTGTTTCTGGTCCTGACACCCAATTGAGCAATAGGGAAACGCTATCATTGGGAGTGATGGCAATCTGCGCTCCCACGGATTTGCCATCATTATTTTCGACCGTGTTATCCCAGCCGTTGGCGACCATGCCCAGGACGCTGATCATATCGTTGATGGTGTACGAGGCGCGAAGGCCGGTGTGGGTGAAGGGACCGAAACTAAACAACCACGACCGGGAAAAGTTGTAGTTCCAGCCATCGTAACCATCCATCACTTCAGCGCCGATATGGGTGTTGAATTTTCCAAAGTCCAGCTGCAGGCCGGACCCAATGGGGGCTTTATATGAAACAAAACCCTGCTGAACATCGAACTGGTGGGATTGCGTATCTCCTGTATCGTCGGCGGACTGGTTGACTTCGGGCTGACTGAAGCCATACGTGAGATCTGTTCGGAATCCGACGTCTCCAGACTTCGGGGTGTCCTTTAGAAACACCAACTCGCCGACATCGAATTTGAAACTGTTATGGTCCTTGTCATAAACCCGATTGACGTTGGTCGCCGAATTGGGCGCACGCTGGGTGGGTTGATTGAAATTGAAAGTGTAGGATGAGGAGGCAAAGGCATGCATTTCAACACCCTCCAATACCTTAAGAGAAACATCAGTGGCTTGAGCGGGCCCTGCCAATAAGGTGAAACCGAGCAAGAGCAATATACATTTAGCGGTGAATCTTTTCATCCTCTCCTCCTTTTTAGGCGAATCGAAACAGTATCTCGAACTGTTGGTGAATGCAGACATTATTTTTATTAGGATAAAATGTCAATCAAATAATTTGGTTATCCGATACTTAAATCAAACCGCCAATTTATACTGGCAGTTAGAGGTAAAAAACTGAGTGCAAAAAATTATGATTCAAATCTTAACTGATTATAACATACTTATTAATAATTAAACCAGGTTGTAACCCGTTTCTCCATGTTGAGTGGTGTCGAGTCCCATTTCTTCATCTTCATCATTGACACGGAACCCGATGGTTTTATCTATAACGGTAACAATCACAAAAGTAACAACGAACGAGTAGGCCGCCGCCGCCGCGATGCCAATGATTTGAACTCCTACCTGTTTTAAATTTCCTGCTAAAAGCCCCGTTCCGCCCACTGTGACAAACAGCCCTGTGGCCAGGGCGCCCCACGCTCCGCCAATGCCATGAATCCCGAAAGCGTCCAGGGAATCGTCATAGCCCATTTTGACTTTCAAGATGACGGCGCCGTAGCAAAAGACCCCGGCGGCAAATCCGATGACCATGGCCCACAAAGGTTCCACGAACCCGGCCGCCGGGGTGATCGCGACCAAACCGGCAACAATTCCCGAAGCCGCTCCCAGGGCGCTGGCTTTGCCAGCTTTATAAAACTCCATGACCACCCAGCCAAGCAGACCTGCGCCTGTTGCTACCTGAGTATTGGTGAATGCCAGGACTGCGATTTCATTTGCGGCCAGTGCGCTTCCGGCATTGAAACCAAACCATCCGAACCAAAGAAGACCTGCACCGAGAAGAGTAAAGGGCAGGCTGTGAGGAATCATCAGTTTGCCAGGGAATCCGCGCCGTTTTTTAAGAACTAAAGCGGCAGACAGACCGGCGACGCCTGAAGAAATATGGACCACTGTTCCGCCCGCAAAATCAAACACTCCCAGGTCGCTCAACCAGCCACCGCCCCATACCCAATGGCAGATAGGGTCATAAACCAGGGTCGACCAGACAAAAATAAAGATAATATAAGAGTTGAACTTCACACGTTCGGCCATGCCTCCACTGATGAGAGCGACGGTGATGATTGCGAACATCAATTGAAACATACAAAATAAATATTCAGGGATGGTTCCACTGAGGTCGGTATAACTGATGCCACTTAAAAAAGCCTTATCCAGGTTTCCGACGAAACTTCCAATATCCTCTCCAAAGGACAAAGAATATCCAATGAGGACCCATTGAACCGTTATGACTCCCAGGGGCACAAAGCTGTGCATCAGAGTTCCCAGAACATTTTTTCTTCGGACCATGCCCCCATAGAAAAGAGCCAGGCCTGGAAGCATGAGCATCACAAGCGCCGAGGAAATCATGATCCATGCCGTGTCCGCATAATTGATCTTTGCCGCCTCTTCGGCTCCTGCCAGGGGTACTGGAGAACACGCCATCAGGATTAAAAGCGCAATGGCTATCCGATGCCCTTGATGTTTGATTTTCATGAAACGCGGCCTCCCTTTATAAGTTGCACCTGTTTGGTGTGTTGATACTCATTACGATCTCCACAACACTTTTTTCTTTACTTGCTTCGAAACCATTGACTTCATCGCCAGGAGGGATTCATCCCAACGATTTGTTCATCTATTATTTCTTATAGTTTTCAATTCCTGTGCCAAGGGGAAGGAGAACCATTTTTTTTATGAAAAAACCCTTAACCTTTTAATTTTTAAGATGTTATTTTATGCAAGGGATTTTGGTCTCCTAGCGAGTAGAAATTTTGTATCCGTGCTTTGCTGAGAAATCGGGCAGTAGCGATTGGTAAATGCATCACAATGAGACAGAAAAATTGAAGATGGCAACGGTCTCACCATAATTTATGAATTAAGCCTTTATCGGTTCTCTGAATATGTTAGAATTGTTTGTCAAAATTATGACTGCCGAATTTGGCAGGTTTCACAGATACAGGGAACCCCTTCCTCCTGCTTCAGGTTTAACTGTTGAAAAATCAAAATGTTATTTTTTTTCATTCGGAGATGAGCACTATTGGCACATTCTTTGCTCCGATAATGTATTGTCCTGAAATGTTGGGTTATTTGTGCAGTTAAGCAATTTAAGGCTTAGAACATTCAGCCAATAAGGGGTTTTAAATTGCAATTCAAAAGGACGGCAAAGGGGATTGAAGAGCGGCTCAAGGGACTCTTGCCCCAAGTTAAGAATCGACTACTAAAAGCCTTAGACGAAGTAGACGTATCCATCGGCCTTGGGAGGGCTGTGAATGGCTGAACAACGAGAAGATATTCTGGACGAAGTCGATATAGACGATCAAGCTCCGGCAAAAAAGTCCTCCCTTAAGATGATCTTCATTTTATTGGTGGTTTTATCGGCGCTTGGGGGCGGTGGGTATTACGCCTATATAACTTATTTTAACGAGCAAGCCCCGGCGGCGGTGGCTTCCAAGGAATCTGCTCAGCAAGAAGCGCCCAATCTTGGGGTCATGTTTCCTCTGGACCCGTTCGTTGTGAATCTGGCGGGAAGTGAGGGAAAAAGATTTTTAAAGGTAACGGTATCCCTTGAGTTGAGCGCCCCGGAAGTGCATGTGGAAGTTAAAGAGAACCTGCAAAAAATTACGGACTCTATTCTGGTTCTTTTGAGCAGTAAAAACTTTGAGGATGTTTACTCGGTACAGGGAAAGTTCAAACTGAAAGATGAAATCACGACGCGGGTGAATCGCTTTCTGGTTCTCGGTCACATCAAAGAGGCTTATTTTACTGAATTCATCATTCAGTGAGCCAATGAAGGACAACATTTTTTTTAATTATCCAGGTTGCCGGGTTTACGCAGGCCAGACGCGGGCAATCAACGTCAGGAACATCTATGGAATAGGTCGATAAAATATGGGCGAGGTCTTATCACAAAGCGAAGTGGATGCTCTGTTGAGAGGAGTGGGTGGCGGTGAGGTAGAGACGGAGACTGATGAGCCGGTTGATACTTCCGCAGTCACGCCTTACGATCTGACCAGCCAGGAGAAAATTCTACGCGGACGTCTTCCAACGCTGGATATCATAAATCAAATGTTTTCCCGTTTGTTCCGGTCAACATTTTCTTCCCTGATGAGGAAATCCGTAGATGTGAGTGTTGTGTCCACCGACACCCTTAAATTCGGAGATTTTTTACGGTCCCTTCCGGTTCCATCGAGTCTCCATATATTTCGTATGGAACCCTTTAGAGGCCACGGATTACTGGTGGTGGAAAGTAAACTGGTTTTTTCAGTTGTCGATAACTTTTTTGGCGGGTCAGGGGCCAGTGCGGCAAAAATTACCGGACGGGATTTCAGCGCCATTGAAATTCGGATGATAAAAAATGTGGTTCTGAATGCGTTAGAAGATTTGGAAAAAGCCTGGAAGCCCGTTCATCCGGTGACCACCACCTATGTTCGTTCGGAGGTCAATCCGCAGTTTGCCGCTATAGTGCCGCCTTCCGATATGGTACTGGTTTTACTGTTTGATATTGAAATGGAAACTATTTCGGGAACTCTGACGATCTGTCTTCCCTATGCTTCGATCGAACCCATCCTGCCAAAGCTTAAGGCCTCATTTCAAAGTGAGGAGATGGAGGTGGACCAGGTTTGGGCCAAGCGTATGCGCTTGGAATTGTTGAATACGGAAATTGAAGCGGTTGCTGAATTGGGGAAAGCCCAGGTCACTCCCGGTCAATTGCTCAAGTTTAAAGTGGGTGATATTCTGATGCTCACAGCGGATGTTTCCGAACCCTTGACTTTGAAGGTGGAAGGGATCGAGAAAATAAAGGGATACCCAGGCGTCTATAGGGGAAACAAGGCGATCCAGGTAGATACAATCATAGAAAGGGAGAGCTAAGCAAATGGCAGATGATCTGGATAAGGATCAGACAAATTCCGTAAAAGATCAGGACGGGTCCCCTCCTGCCGATGAAGAAGCGGGAGAAGATCTGGGAAGGGACGAGAAAGGTCAGGGCGCCAAAAGCCTGGATCTGATTCTTGATATTCCTCTTACCGTGACCGTAGAACTAGGGCGCAGCAAGATGTTGATCAACGATCTACTGCAACTGGGGCAGGGGTCGGTTATTGAATTGACCAAGCTGGTTGGAGAGCCGCTTGAGGTTTTGATCAACCAAAAACTGGTGGCCCGGGGTGAGGTCGTGGTCGTCAATGAAAAATTCGGAGTTCGCTTGACAGACATTATAACTCCCATGGAAAGAGTGCAGTCACTCGCCTGATCCTTACAAAAGACTGCAGTTTCCACCACGTCCATTTATGATTCATTTTGTTTATCCGTACCGCCCAACTTTCCTTCCTTCTCTCTAAGTACCTCCGTCATAATCCCGTCTTTCCATCATAAAATGAAAATTTTTTAAAGTCTGGAACTTTAAAAAAAACAAATTTCTTCGTCCTTCCGAAAAACCAAACTATCTGATTTTCTTAAACTAAACGGAATAAGAAAGTCGCTCCGATTCTGCCACTCCATTTTTGTTACGATTCGGTATAGCCCTTGCACTTAAAACATTTAAGTAAGTTTATGAGTTTTTTTTGACACTACAACGCCGCTTAAATCGGCCTTCCACCAGTCATGCAAGAAAAGTGCAAAGGGATAAAATGGGTTTTTTTCCTCATGATTTTGTTTTTTCCTCCAGAGATAGGGTCTGCAAGCTCTGCAAGTGAAAACTTATTACAGGGTGTTTCCTCAGAATTAAGCGAAGGCAAGTTGACCGTACGGTTTGAATTTAGTGAACCTGTTTTAAACAGAGGAAAACCGGTTTTCGATAGAACATTCGTTCGCGTGAATGTTCCCAGGGCCTTTGTCCGCCCAACAAAACGTTTTTATTACACAGGCGATTCCAGGATCCCGCAAATTTTTGTGTCGCAACTCGATCCGGGCTCCTTGCAATTGCAATTCGTGCTTGGCGAGCAACTTCCCAATCTTCGAGAAAATTTTCAAGTGGAGGATCAAGGGCGATCTCTGGTTTTTCACTTTTTTAAAAAGGAAGAGGATGTGCTGAGTGAGTTTCTGACGCGGGCCGCGAACAGGGAGGAACCTCCCAATGTCCAGGAAACGAAGACCCTTCCGGTGCCTGATGAACGCACAATCCAGAACCTACCCGATCTTTTGGAAGCAAATAACAAGGGATTTATTTTGGATCAGGTCGCAGCCGAATCCCCGGCACCCGTAGCATCTTCCGAGCAAAAAATCCCCTCGACCCCGTCCCTGCGTTTTGAGGAGAACAAAGAGCGCGACTCCGGGGGGCCTATGGACCCTGTTTCCATCACCGTGAAAACGTTCACCATGTTTGCACTGGTCTTAGCGCTCATGTTTCTGGTCTTTTATTTATTCAAAAAGTTTGTTTTGAAAAATACAATTTTTGGCGGCAATGAAAAGTTCGTGCGGGTATTGGGTACGGGGTTTTTGGGGCCCAAGAAAAATATTGTCCTGGTGGAAGTGGTGGGCGAGATTCTTGTATTAGGAACGTCAAACGACAATATTTCTCTCCTCACTCATATTCAGGATAAGGAAAAAATAGAAAAGATCAAAGCCTTCGGGAAAGAAATGAACGGGAAAAAATTTTGGAACCCACAAAAAGGCAATGATCCCGTTCCAGAGCCTATTAACGAGCCTAGCAAACCGCAGGGTGAGTTTGCAAACTACCTCAAACAATTTTCCGGGGCCCCCTCTGAAAAAGAAAAGTCGTCGGTAGAAGAGGTGACCGAGCTGATTCGGAAAAACCTTGGAAAACTCAAAGCGCTATGATGCAAAGAAGCCGATGGTTTATTTTTTTATTGGCAGTCGTTCTGGGGCTTACACTGGCCTGGCCGGTTTCTGATGGATGGGCCATTCCGTTTCCCAGCATTCAGTTGGGGATCGATGATGTGAACGAACCCGCAAAAATATCCAGCGCCCTTCAAGTTCTGATCCTGCTCACCGTTCTGGCCCTCGCTCCTTCAATTCTTATCATGACGACGGCTTTCTCGCGAATCATCATTGTGCTGAGCTTTCTGCGTCAGGCCATGGGGACTCAGCAGACGCCGCCCACTCAGGTGTTGATTGGCCTGGGCATGTTTCTAACCTTTTTCGTGATGAGTCCTATTTGGGACGAAATCAATGTCCGGGCATTACAACCCTATATGGCAGAAGAAATGTCACAATTGGATGCTTTAAAACAGGCTGAAATTCCTCTGAAAAAATTCATGCTCAAGCAAACGCGGGAAAAAGATTTGTCCCTGTTTGTCAATCTTGTTGATGGCACGAGACCGGAAAAATCTGAAGATGTCGCCATGAGCACCCTGATCCCTGCTTTTATTATCAGCGAATTAAAGACTGCATTTCAGATAGGGTTTTTGATCTACATTCCATTTCTTATCCTGGATATGGTGGTCGCCAGTATTTTGCTATCCATGGGTATGATGATGCTTCCCCCCGTTTTGATATCCCTGCCGTTCAAGCTGATGCTGTTTGTCATGGTGGATGGCTGGTATTTGACGGTCGGGTCCTTAATGAAGAGTTTCAGCTAGAGAGAGAATCATGACACAGGCATTTATCATCGATTTCGCGATGGACAGCATGAAAACCACCTTGCTATTGTCCGCCCCCATGCTGGGGTTTGGGTTAGTGACAGGTCTTTTGGTTTCTATCTTTCAGGCGGTCACCTCCATTCAGGAGCTGACCCTGACCTTTATTCCGAAGATTCTGGCAGTTTTTTTCGCGATGATACTTTTTTTCCCCTGGTTGTTGCAGACCATGATGAGTTTCACGTCGAATATTCTGATCAACTTCCCTGAATTCATCCAGTAATGGACATTCTGAATTTTAACTTTTCCCAGTTGGAATCTTTTTTTTTCGTATTTTCCAGGGTAGTGGCGATTATCCTGTTTGCCCCCATTTTGGGGAGTGCACAGGTTCCTCCACGGCTGAAAGTTGGGTTGGCTCTGGGCTTCAGCCTATTGATTTTTCCCATGGTGAAGTCTCAGTCCTTGCCCGAACCCCTGGGAGTGTTCGATTTTGCGATTCACTTGGCGACCGATGCGGCGATTGGTCTGGCCATCTCTTTTGCAGTGCGCCTTATATTCACCGCCGTGCAGCTTGCAGGAACCGTGGTGGATTTTCAAATGGGATTTGGTGTGGTCAACGTCATCGACCCTCAAACCCAGGCGCAGGTATCCGTTACTGCGCAGTTTAATAATATTCTTGCGATCCTGATTTTTTTGGCCGCCGATGCGCACCATTTTATCATTGGCGCGGTGGTGCAAAGTTTTGAGTTGATCAATCCGGCCCTTGTGGATTTTTCGGATGTGACTCCAGAGTTTATCTTGAAAATTTTTGCATCAATGTTTCTGGTCGCAATCAAAATCTCTGCTCCCATCATGGCCATTTTGTTTTTTTTGAGCGTGGGTCTGGGGCTTGTGGCCCGAACCGTTCCACAGATGAACGTTTTTATTGTTGGGTTTCCCCTGCAAATCGGTGTGGGATTGGTCATGGTCGGTCTGTTCCTGCCTTTTTTCAGTGTTGTTTTGCAAAACCAGATAGCAGAGTTGCCTGCCAGGCTGGCTACCTTGATGCGGACATTTTAAACTTTAGGGAATGTTTACAAAACATGGAAAAGAACCAATATCCCCCTCACCTGAATCCTCTCCCTCAAAGGGGGAGAGGACGAATCTCCTTCTCCCCTTTGGGGAGAAGGCTGGGATGAGGGGCTATGTTCTGTTCTTTTGCTCTCTATATTGAGAGTTTGTAAATGAAGGAATCGATAAATGTCTATAATTTAGGGTTTCCCTTT
This genomic interval carries:
- a CDS encoding c-type cytochrome, producing the protein MNKIRKINIGRLFFLGVMLIAFCLLASPVAAEQPADPVKKELLEKGKKVYYKRCVWCHGVEGGGDGPSADRLFTRPRNFIQGTFKIRRTDSGELPLEDDLIRTVKNGLPGSAMPAWGEFLSDDEIVAVVNFVKTLVQDRSFDDADDTVNVQDFGTNPWGTKAPYHLGIPQEAIDQGKEIFTKNKCFECHGGEGRGDGNPTMKDDWGFPIVAANWQQCWNFRGSRRNHYDPFNVVRTVSTGLNGTPMPNFKDRITVEDRWKLAAFVNSLCPRKKIDNLTSKPIPDFLISSKYTEGKVVPKIDDPSWYIPDDDPSIKPWAKEFKDNPKKHYIAMAGQITRGKRNFDPKTDNLWVSSRWSAEDNAVYYLLEYHLRFMSTDPEYPDAVAMQWPAKLQDLFGAEKPYFINGDSKKPVDIWKANLMVQDYTPTNAPNAKGYQVKGSVQEIVGHGIEALEVKKGGQVEIVDSLFQQGKVRVMLRRSLKTEGEFDVQIPTETFIPVSFLQWAGVDKEKDEHMAISTWYYTILEPPLPDSLYYMPPIMAVVFIGLQGWLVWMTKRTRRMYDEGKVRRDIIPE
- a CDS encoding DNA-directed RNA polymerase subunit omega; this encodes MLTLDFQENNELTRRALEVVKSRYLLCILVSQRVHQLEKGAQPTIEVDASEYSSPKYFFSLALKEIIEGNMDLEQTVEE
- the ltaE gene encoding low-specificity L-threonine aldolase, translating into MKPIDLRSDTLTQPTKAMREAMAKADVGDDVFREDPTVNKLEEKAAEITGKEAALFVPSGTMGNLISILAHCARGDEIILGDRSHIFLNEVGGVSALGGVHPYIVSNSEDGTLPLDKIEKAVRHSDLHYPPTRLICLENTHNYCQGSPLTPAYMEEVADLASRHSLKIHLDGARVFNAAIALNTEVSVLARHVDSVMFCLSKGLSAPVGSLVCGTEEFARKARKLRKMVGGGMRQAGHLAAAGLVALENQINELKKDHQLTQELAQGLENIVGIELNLHQIKTNIIFFKLNHPVMTPDSFINTLDFRGVKILMIEPGIFRAVLHREISSEQVKKVVYTIRDLLV
- a CDS encoding outer membrane beta-barrel protein — encoded protein: MKRFTAKCILLLLGFTLLAGPAQATDVSLKVLEGVEMHAFASSSYTFNFNQPTQRAPNSATNVNRVYDKDHNSFKFDVGELVFLKDTPKSGDVGFRTDLTYGFSQPEVNQSADDTGDTQSHQFDVQQGFVSYKAPIGSGLQLDFGKFNTHIGAEVMDGYDGWNYNFSRSWLFSFGPFTHTGLRASYTINDMISVLGMVANGWDNTVENNDGKSVGAQIAITPNDSVSLLLNWVSGPETIGNQASFSNDVTNLFDAVLDVKLTNNTLAQINLAYGIQANGAAGTRGDAEWWGISTIVRHDYNKWFSINLRGQVFNDLDGTRATTAATLPTGQGQELWAVTLTPEVRINQNLVVRAEYRHDQSNQKAFWGSGAGDTRKTQDTVALNALFYF
- a CDS encoding ammonium transporter, whose protein sequence is MACSPVPLAGAEEAAKINYADTAWIMISSALVMLMLPGLALFYGGMVRRKNVLGTLMHSFVPLGVITVQWVLIGYSLSFGEDIGSFVGNLDKAFLSGISYTDLSGTIPEYLFCMFQLMFAIITVALISGGMAERVKFNSYIIFIFVWSTLVYDPICHWVWGGGWLSDLGVFDFAGGTVVHISSGVAGLSAALVLKKRRGFPGKLMIPHSLPFTLLGAGLLWFGWFGFNAGSALAANEIAVLAFTNTQVATGAGLLGWVVMEFYKAGKASALGAASGIVAGLVAITPAAGFVEPLWAMVIGFAAGVFCYGAVILKVKMGYDDSLDAFGIHGIGGAWGALATGLFVTVGGTGLLAGNLKQVGVQIIGIAAAAAYSFVVTFVIVTVIDKTIGFRVNDEDEEMGLDTTQHGETGYNLV
- a CDS encoding flagellar basal body-associated FliL family protein produces the protein MAEQREDILDEVDIDDQAPAKKSSLKMIFILLVVLSALGGGGYYAYITYFNEQAPAAVASKESAQQEAPNLGVMFPLDPFVVNLAGSEGKRFLKVTVSLELSAPEVHVEVKENLQKITDSILVLLSSKNFEDVYSVQGKFKLKDEITTRVNRFLVLGHIKEAYFTEFIIQ
- the fliM gene encoding flagellar motor switch protein FliM, with protein sequence MGEVLSQSEVDALLRGVGGGEVETETDEPVDTSAVTPYDLTSQEKILRGRLPTLDIINQMFSRLFRSTFSSLMRKSVDVSVVSTDTLKFGDFLRSLPVPSSLHIFRMEPFRGHGLLVVESKLVFSVVDNFFGGSGASAAKITGRDFSAIEIRMIKNVVLNALEDLEKAWKPVHPVTTTYVRSEVNPQFAAIVPPSDMVLVLLFDIEMETISGTLTICLPYASIEPILPKLKASFQSEEMEVDQVWAKRMRLELLNTEIEAVAELGKAQVTPGQLLKFKVGDILMLTADVSEPLTLKVEGIEKIKGYPGVYRGNKAIQVDTIIERES
- the fliN gene encoding flagellar motor switch protein FliN; this encodes MADDLDKDQTNSVKDQDGSPPADEEAGEDLGRDEKGQGAKSLDLILDIPLTVTVELGRSKMLINDLLQLGQGSVIELTKLVGEPLEVLINQKLVARGEVVVVNEKFGVRLTDIITPMERVQSLA
- the fliO gene encoding flagellar biosynthetic protein FliO, whose protein sequence is MILFFPPEIGSASSASENLLQGVSSELSEGKLTVRFEFSEPVLNRGKPVFDRTFVRVNVPRAFVRPTKRFYYTGDSRIPQIFVSQLDPGSLQLQFVLGEQLPNLRENFQVEDQGRSLVFHFFKKEEDVLSEFLTRAANREEPPNVQETKTLPVPDERTIQNLPDLLEANNKGFILDQVAAESPAPVASSEQKIPSTPSLRFEENKERDSGGPMDPVSITVKTFTMFALVLALMFLVFYLFKKFVLKNTIFGGNEKFVRVLGTGFLGPKKNIVLVEVVGEILVLGTSNDNISLLTHIQDKEKIEKIKAFGKEMNGKKFWNPQKGNDPVPEPINEPSKPQGEFANYLKQFSGAPSEKEKSSVEEVTELIRKNLGKLKAL